One window from the genome of Saccharomyces mikatae IFO 1815 strain IFO1815 genome assembly, chromosome: 2 encodes:
- the MNC1 gene encoding Mnc1p (similar to Saccharomyces cerevisiae YDR034W-B and YBR056W-A; ancestral locus Anc_3.267): MRHQYYQAQPMYYQPQPQPIYIQQAPPPPRNDCCCCCCNCGDCCSAIANVLCCLCLIDLCCACTAGM; this comes from the coding sequence ATGAGGCACCAATATTATCAGGCACAACCAATGTATTATCAACCACAACCGCAACCTATATACATACAACAAGCGCCGCCACCTCCAAGAAATgattgctgttgttgttgttgtaaCTGTGGTGACTGCTGTTCAGCCATTGCAAATGTTTTGTGTTGTCTTTGTTTAATCGATTTATGCTGTGCCTGTACCGCCGGTATGTGA
- the MUM2 gene encoding Mum2p (similar to Saccharomyces cerevisiae MUM2 (YBR057C); ancestral locus Anc_3.269) — MNYMAYDYDPQHSLETSFNNLGFHPQQQSQQQALYEATERNDARSGLMNPLSQTNKLNNTMIPQGSSASPLTGQHSLNNAASFNMSAPMNTYNYQNVPQAPLRNSLNNNIMNGATANDYWLDPMNNMTNNKDTNGNPNDSMSSMSNMTTKTSINGVAFKNSFVPFNHVTALSMNNINSSELNSNKDNRTEALEVELQIKESQIESLENEIQRLKKVFNEGLSYKQNEYKYAKEHSHIPQTFELPASLEVIFRKLSSSLRVKEKELAETKENLESILTALALNPTNSVTKYGRYDAESIAHKMVVRLENLTSENKEMAKMLAYGRSKETQIELQLAKKENIELREKIASLEAHLALKESSKENVAN; from the coding sequence atgaattatATGGCTTATGATTATGATCCCCAACATTCGTTGGAAACGTCCTTTAACAATTTGGGGTTTCATCCACAACAACAGTCACAACAGCAAGCCTTATACGAAGCTactgaaagaaatgatgcCAGATCAGGATTAATGAACCCTTTATCGCAGACAAATAAATTGAATAATACCATGATTCCTCAGGGTTCATCGGCTAGTCCATTAACAGGTCAACATAGCTTGAACAATGCGGCAAGCTTCAACATGTCTGCACCAATGAATACCTATAATTACCAGAATGTACCCCAAGCACCTTTGAGGAACTCTctcaataataatatcatgAATGGGGCAACTGCTAATGATTATTGGCTGGATCCAATGAATAATATGACAAACAACAAAGATACTAATGGAAATCCTAATGACTCAATGTCTTCGATGTCTAACATGACTACTAAAACTTCAATTAATGGTGTGGCATTTAAGAATTCCTTTGTTCCTTTTAATCATGTGACAGCGCTCTCAAtgaataatatcaataGCAGTGAATTAAATTCGAATAAAGATAACAGAACAGAAGCATTAGAGGTTGAACTACAGATAAAGGAGAGTCAAATTGAATCATTAGAGAATGAAATCCAGAGGTTAAAGAAAGTATTCAATGAAGGCTTAAGCTATAAGCAAAATGAATATAAGTACGCGAAGGAGCACTCCCATATACCTCAAACTTTTGAATTGCCAGCTTCATTGGAAGTTATATTTAGAAAGTTATCATCTTCACTGCGTgtaaaggaaaaggagTTAGCAGAAACGAaggaaaatttggaaagtATACTAACTGCACTAGCTTTAAATCCAACAAATTCAGTGACCAAGTACGGTAGGTATGATGCAGAATCGATTGCTCATAAAATGGTGGTAAGGTTAGAGAACCTAACCAgtgaaaacaaagaaatggCCAAGATGTTAGCATATGGAAGATCAAAAGAAACTCAAATTGAACTGCAGCTGGCTaagaaagagaatatagaattaagagaaaaaattgccTCTTTGGAGGCTCACTTGGCTTTGAAGgaatcttcaaaagaaaatgttgctaattaa
- the UBP14 gene encoding ubiquitin-specific protease UBP14 (similar to Saccharomyces cerevisiae UBP14 (YBR058C); ancestral locus Anc_3.270): MTEEILESITVPAVVSKDECIYCFESPFNEPLALGASPKHSLNICLDCFQATCNRHLPLHTQVTKHSCDSMHSTYLNIAKVEKPKQENAEESNNSKKIKLQVIEKPEDETHNTIWSLERFNGENVPRTVFLESTEINIPSRILEKIEKIIKAKSQDFEDKKNSWELEISTCPHTENFQVPNKPENAVDLNQCSSCDLVQNLWLCLHCGNIGCGREQVGIDGHSHALDHYQNNNNHPLAIKLGSLSSSTYDLYCYACDDETRFPNNINLGNALLIYGINVQEKIANEKTLIQLQVEQNENWQFRMVDSSGKEFEKLSPSKDYGCGLINLGNSCYLNSVMQSLLNGGIPNWSLDFLGSEFPLDVVYPGNNLKCQWIKLFNAMRCEPEFYPNGIKPTTFKKCIGQNHEEFSSNRQQDAMEFLTFLLDLLDRKFFSIGSSGASNVNDLVRFIMEDRLQCNKCGKVKYSYEPAEAIQIPLEENSETQDLLERIKAYFEGQTIEFKCANCKEKVTANKRPCFKSFPQTLVLNPIRIKLQNWIPVKTSNELLLPGLSDRDDVLDVSSFLSQGFNPQIEELLPEEDEDHTNFTPNQCSISQLLEMGFTQNASVRALFNTGNQDAESAMNWLFQHMDDPDLNEAFVPPPTDLKKVERDVDEASLASMQSMGLNPNLCRKALIINNGDVSRSVEWVFNNMDDDGKLSEPEVPTEQQQQRQKDYGYSTAKPYVLTAVVCHKGNSVHSGHYVVFIRKLVADEWKWVLYNDEKLVVAESIEDIKINGYIYFYTRC; this comes from the coding sequence TACTTGCAATAGACACCTCCCGCTACACACTCAAGTCACAAAACACTCTTGCGATTCTATGCATTCCACTTATTTAAATATTGCCAAAGTGGAAAAACCCAAGCAAGAAAATGCAGAAGAGAGTAATAacagcaaaaaaataaaacttcaAGTAATTGAGAAGCCAGAGGATGAGACACACAACACCATTTGGAGTTTGGAAAGATTTAATGGTGAAAATGTTCCTAGAACTGTATTTTTAGAGTCCACAGAAATTAACATTCCTTCTAGAATTTTAGAGAAGATtgagaaaataataaaggcGAAATCGCAAGACTTCGAGGATAAAAAGAACTCGTGGGAATTAGAAATCAGTACCTGTCCTCATacagaaaattttcaggTTCCCAATAAGCCTGAAAATGCAGTGGATTTGAACCAATGCTCTTCGTGCGACCTAGTGCAAAACCTTTGGCTATGTCTACATTGTGGCAACATCGGATGTGGTAGAGAACAAGTTGGGATTGATGGTCACTCACATGCTTTGGATCATTATCAGAATAATAACAATCACCCTCTAGCTATTAAATTAGGTTCATTAAGCTCTTCAACTTATGATTTGTACTGCTATGCTTGTGACGATGAGACTAGATTTCCAAATAACATTAACTTGGGAAATGCATTATTAATATACGGAATTAATgtacaagaaaagattgcGAATGAAAAAACTCTAATTCAATTACAAGTGGAACAGAACGAGAACTGGCAATTTAGAATGGTCGATTCCAGTGgtaaagaatttgaaaaattatccCCAAGTAAAGATTATGGGTGTGGCTTGATCAATTTGGGCAATTCGTGTTACTTAAATTCAGTTATGCAAAGCTTGTTGAATGGAGGTATACCAAATTGGTCCTTGGATTTCTTAGGCAGTGAATTCCCATTGGATGTTGTATATCCTGGAAATAATTTGAAGTGTCAATGGATTAAACTGTTCAATGCCATGAGATGTGAACCAGAATTTTATCCAAACGGTATCAAGCCTACTacattcaaaaaatgtatCGGTCAAAATCATGAGGAATTCAGTTCCAACAGACAACAGGACGCAATGGAATTTTTAACCTTCCTCTTAGATTTGTTAGATAGGAAGTTTTTTTCGATTGGTTCGTCTGGCGCTTCAAACGTCAACGACTTGGTTAGGTTTATCATGGAAGATAGATTGCAATGCAATAAATGTGGAAAGGTTAAGTATTCTTACGAACCAGCAGAGGCTATACAGATCCCCTTGGAAGAGAATAGCGAAACTCAGGATTTGTTAGAAAGAATCAAAGCATATTTTGAAGGTCAGACGATTGAGTTCAAATGCGCCAATTGTAAGGAAAAAGTTACAGCGAATAAGAGGCCTTGttttaaatcttttccaCAAACACTTGTTTTGAACCCGATAAGGATTAAATTGCAGAATTGGATTCCTGTTAAGACTAGTAATGAACTTTTGTTGCCAGGTTTAAGTGACAGGGATGATGTGCTTGAtgtttcatcttttttatcACAAGGATTTAATCCACAAATAGAGGAACTACTACCTGAAGAGGACGAAGACCATACAAATTTCACCCCAAATCAATGTAGTATTTCTCAGTTGCTTGAAATGGGGTTCACTCAAAATGCTAGTGTACGCGCCCTATTTAATACTGGAAATCAAGATGCTGAGAGCGCCATGAATTGGTTATTTCAACATATGGATGACCCCGATTTAAATGAGGCATTCGTTCCCCCTCCTACTGACCTCAAGAAAGTTGAGAGAGATGTTGATGAAGCTTCATTGGCTTCGATGCAATCTATGGGATTGAATCCTAACCTATGCCGTAAAGCTTTAATAATCAACAATGGCGATGTCAGCCGTAGCGTCGAGTGGGTCTTTAATAATATGGATGATGACGGAAAGTTGTCTGAACCCGAAGTGCCAACTgaacaacagcaacaacgACAAAAGGATTATGGATATTCGACTGCTAAACCATACGTTTTGACTGCTGTTGTTTGTCATAAAGGGAATTCTGTTCATTCGGGACATTATGTTGTGTTTATTCGTAAACTAGTAGCTGATGAGTGGAAATGGGTTCTTTATAACGATGAGAAACTGGTTGTTGCCGAAAGCATTgaagatataaaaataaatggCTATATTTACTTCTATACAAGGTGCTAA